One Sediminicola sp. YIK13 DNA segment encodes these proteins:
- a CDS encoding DUF6090 family protein, with amino-acid sequence MIKFFRHIRQQLLSENKFSKYLLYAIGEIILVVIGILIALQLNNLNENKKNDIFEKEILNQVQENLKGDLLVLKKIELNFDKAISASNKILIAEESQKTEDSIKIWLGSVIQFDRFQPLTNAYEVLKSNGLDRISNKQLRFLLGKYYDDEALRMIKSTNDIELAFNEHWIPILFEETVEFEFKKSIELKDYSVLLKPSKERNILKLHRDNYASGINKIKNGIRTIEELQNLITKEKK; translated from the coding sequence ATGATAAAGTTCTTCAGACATATTAGACAACAATTGTTGTCTGAAAATAAATTTAGCAAATACCTGCTCTATGCAATCGGTGAAATTATCCTTGTGGTTATAGGGATTTTAATTGCGCTTCAATTAAACAATCTAAACGAAAATAAAAAAAATGACATATTTGAAAAGGAAATTCTTAATCAGGTTCAGGAAAATTTAAAAGGCGATTTGTTGGTCTTGAAAAAAATTGAATTAAATTTCGATAAAGCCATCTCCGCTTCCAATAAAATATTAATTGCAGAGGAATCCCAAAAAACTGAGGATAGTATTAAAATTTGGCTTGGTTCAGTAATTCAGTTTGATAGGTTTCAACCTCTAACCAATGCTTATGAGGTACTAAAATCGAATGGATTGGATAGAATTTCAAATAAACAATTACGATTTTTACTAGGGAAGTATTATGACGATGAGGCCTTGAGAATGATTAAATCAACAAACGATATCGAACTAGCTTTTAATGAACACTGGATCCCTATCTTATTTGAAGAAACAGTTGAATTTGAATTTAAAAAATCGATTGAACTAAAAGATTATAGCGTTTTGCTAAAACCGTCAAAAGAACGAAATATCTTAAAATTACATCGTGACAATTATGCCTCTGGAATCAATAAAATTAAGAATGGTATTAGGACAATTGAAGAGCTACAAAATTTAATAACGAAAGAAAAAAAATAA
- the pafA gene encoding alkaline phosphatase PafA has protein sequence MRNIFELYCFTLILISIAFFSTSALAQQNESPKLVVGVIIDQMRADYLYKYQERYGEDGFKRLLREGFNFKNTNVNYIPSETAPGHASIYTGTTPSYHGIIGNSWFDRNTKSVIGNVQDNQEKIIGSVVENPYGTSPKNLLASTITDELKKGSNFKSKVISISIKDRGAVLPGGKSADGVYWHDWESSPGYFVSSSYYMKDVPNWVTKFNKQEKSDTYLNETWNTLYPIETYGLSAPDDNSYEPSLGEKPSPTFPYDFKTMREKYRENGTEFQLLWISPKGNTLLTEFAITAMQEEKLGKDDHTDFLNVSYSVPDVIGHTFGPQSVEMEDIYLRLDKDIATLFKALDTDIGKENYTLFLTSDHGAIENVSFLKDNQQDAAIARITDDGRKLEAFLDAKYGNASWITTVNGNNLYLNKTTVDEKKLSFPIIQKDAANFLMTLPGVSLALTADDLQTQVYEEGIRNTIQNGYHVQRSGDILITYTSGTIIHPNPNIDVDDVNGTVHGSGYSYDTQVPLIWIGKGITKGESVRPVHPVDIAPSLSMLLNISLPSSSQGKPLSELFE, from the coding sequence ATGCGCAACATCTTTGAGCTATACTGTTTTACATTAATATTAATTTCAATTGCTTTCTTTTCTACTTCAGCTTTAGCACAGCAAAACGAATCTCCAAAGCTTGTGGTCGGGGTAATTATTGATCAAATGAGGGCAGATTATCTCTATAAGTACCAGGAAAGATATGGCGAAGACGGTTTTAAGCGTTTATTACGTGAAGGTTTTAATTTTAAAAATACAAATGTCAATTATATCCCATCCGAAACTGCACCCGGTCACGCATCCATTTACACGGGTACAACGCCCTCTTATCATGGGATCATTGGGAATTCATGGTTTGATAGGAACACCAAAAGTGTTATAGGTAATGTCCAGGACAATCAAGAAAAAATAATAGGCTCGGTTGTGGAAAACCCTTATGGGACCTCTCCAAAAAACCTTCTAGCCTCTACCATCACAGATGAATTAAAAAAGGGGAGCAACTTCAAATCTAAGGTAATAAGTATATCAATTAAAGATAGAGGTGCTGTTTTGCCCGGTGGAAAATCTGCCGACGGTGTTTATTGGCATGACTGGGAATCTAGTCCAGGTTATTTTGTGAGTAGTAGTTATTATATGAAGGACGTTCCCAATTGGGTGACCAAATTCAACAAACAAGAAAAATCCGATACCTATTTAAATGAAACTTGGAATACCCTTTATCCCATTGAAACTTATGGCTTGAGCGCACCGGATGACAATAGTTATGAGCCCTCATTAGGGGAAAAACCCAGCCCAACATTTCCCTATGATTTTAAAACCATGAGGGAAAAGTATCGGGAAAATGGCACTGAATTTCAATTATTGTGGATTTCCCCTAAAGGAAACACCTTATTGACCGAATTTGCGATCACCGCCATGCAGGAAGAAAAATTGGGTAAGGATGACCACACCGATTTTCTGAACGTGAGCTATTCCGTACCAGATGTTATTGGACATACTTTTGGTCCTCAATCAGTTGAAATGGAGGATATTTATCTGCGCTTGGACAAGGATATTGCTACACTTTTTAAAGCGTTGGACACCGATATAGGAAAGGAAAACTATACCCTATTCCTAACTTCCGACCATGGAGCCATAGAGAATGTATCCTTTTTGAAAGATAACCAGCAAGATGCCGCTATTGCTAGAATTACTGACGATGGGCGAAAATTAGAGGCATTTCTGGATGCTAAATATGGAAATGCATCTTGGATTACTACTGTAAATGGAAATAACCTGTATTTAAATAAAACTACCGTTGACGAAAAAAAATTATCCTTCCCCATCATTCAGAAAGACGCAGCAAATTTTTTAATGACCTTACCTGGGGTTTCCCTTGCCTTGACTGCGGATGACCTTCAAACACAGGTATACGAAGAAGGAATTCGTAATACCATTCAAAATGGATATCATGTACAAAGGTCAGGAGATATTTTAATAACCTATACCTCCGGCACCATTATACATCCCAATCCCAATATTGACGTTGACGATGTGAATGGTACGGTACATGGATCTGGATATTCGTACGATACCCAAGTTCCTTTGATTTGGATTGGAAAAGGCATTACCAAAGGGGAATCTGTAAGGCCTGTACACCCTGTAGATATAGCTCCTAGTCTATCGATGTTACTTAATATTTCTCTACCCAGTTCCTCACAGGGAAAACCATTGTCAGAACTTTTTGAATAA
- a CDS encoding DUF6090 family protein translates to MIKFFRKIRKRLLAQSRFSKYLLYAIGEIVLVVIGILIALQINNWNQNKLEQNSLSAYLTSISQNIKVDIKNLEYLKTTRKNIIARIPHLTFALTNSDFLERKDVKFGSEALSILSNFEYFNADLSGFESIKNSGYLSKLKGKDIENLIYKYYNLVQEINTKEKDFNEILKNSYSDLSRQGFEKLIYLNYPDYIGDQNELIELQPYLKEMLFHPSAISLYNQTYDRGPELVIKYDNLSIIGAEIVRMIENNINSLDSVALKNLDNIFNPKSTKGYSQIVSNGAPTGFFDSGYASFNGEPVIMIPEINKMDFHVPDTEWSVAYFRHPSNAMIERPSKDYSDYRSLKLELKGATGGETVFIALKDSNDADDGSESRVFLTLSNEWKTYEIPLSKFKTADLKDLFVVTSFVFLNGQQSLSIRNLEFLKK, encoded by the coding sequence ATGATAAAATTTTTTAGAAAAATCCGTAAAAGACTGTTGGCCCAAAGCCGATTCAGTAAATATTTACTTTACGCAATTGGCGAGATAGTATTAGTTGTCATCGGTATACTTATTGCACTTCAAATAAATAATTGGAATCAGAACAAACTAGAACAAAATTCCTTATCGGCATATTTAACCAGTATATCTCAAAATATCAAAGTTGATATTAAAAATTTAGAATACTTAAAAACCACTAGAAAAAATATTATTGCACGAATTCCACATTTGACTTTTGCACTAACAAATTCCGATTTTTTAGAAAGAAAAGATGTCAAATTTGGATCTGAAGCATTATCCATATTATCCAATTTCGAGTATTTCAATGCAGATTTAAGTGGATTCGAATCCATTAAAAATTCTGGATATTTAAGTAAATTAAAAGGTAAGGATATAGAAAATCTTATTTACAAATATTACAATCTGGTTCAAGAAATAAATACCAAAGAAAAAGATTTTAATGAAATTCTTAAGAATTCTTATAGTGATCTTTCTAGACAGGGCTTTGAAAAACTAATTTATTTAAACTATCCGGATTACATAGGTGATCAAAATGAATTAATTGAACTGCAGCCCTATTTAAAAGAAATGCTGTTTCATCCCTCCGCAATATCATTGTACAATCAAACTTATGACAGAGGACCTGAATTAGTAATAAAATACGACAATCTCAGTATTATCGGTGCCGAAATTGTACGAATGATTGAAAACAACATCAATTCACTTGATTCCGTGGCATTAAAAAATTTGGATAACATATTTAACCCTAAAAGCACAAAAGGCTATTCTCAAATAGTTTCCAATGGAGCTCCAACAGGTTTTTTTGATAGCGGATATGCTTCTTTTAATGGCGAACCTGTAATTATGATTCCTGAAATAAACAAAATGGATTTTCATGTGCCTGATACAGAATGGTCGGTTGCTTATTTTAGGCATCCATCTAATGCAATGATAGAAAGACCATCAAAAGACTATTCAGATTATAGATCACTCAAATTAGAACTAAAAGGTGCTACTGGTGGGGAAACCGTATTCATAGCTTTAAAAGATTCAAATGATGCAGATGATGGTTCAGAAAGCAGGGTTTTCTTAACGCTATCAAACGAATGGAAAACTTACGAGATTCCGCTTTCAAAATTTAAAACCGCTGATTTAAAGGATTTATTTGTTGTCACAAGTTTCGTATTTCTTAATGGCCAACAAAGTTTAAGCATTAGGAACTTAGAATTTTTAAAAAAATAA
- a CDS encoding hybrid sensor histidine kinase/response regulator produces MSKLQGMIEIKRQEYDKLIEERERFKMVLEGTRLGMWDWNPMTNAVVFDEQWCAMLGYTFGEIKNELSEWSSRVHPDDIEQCFKDIQSHIAGEADFYENIHRMKHKNGQWLYILDRGRIMKRDSEGNVIRFTGTHTDITREKEATIKAIQSKKSKELFFSMMSHELRTPLTSIIAAFSLFENKKKAYPEMSSLLDITKYSLDHLKHLIDNLLDYQKIDMFSIELNESPYLINKVLKDIETSFKGETEILGLKMSVDNTLTTNAYEIDKIRLSQILINLVSNSIKYTESGGHVEISVGDNTTNKKGNLLFCVKDDGRGIDEKHFFKIFQPFEQSTKDDQVKGTGLGLALNKRLIELMGGEIWLESKINQGTSFYFTIQAQKVSDDQLKDEDTEKIDLTGLDYSKLNILVAEDDNFITMVYKAMFENIGITNYELAVDGEEALDKFNKGNFNLLLSDWYMPKLDGCELVSQIRQRNKQIKIIGCSANVSNADKVKFYKSGIDYLMKKPFNLEDLTHIMALVLEDI; encoded by the coding sequence ATGAGCAAGTTACAAGGAATGATAGAAATAAAAAGGCAAGAGTATGACAAATTAATAGAAGAAAGGGAGCGATTTAAAATGGTGCTTGAAGGGACCAGGTTGGGTATGTGGGACTGGAACCCTATGACCAACGCAGTGGTATTTGATGAACAGTGGTGTGCGATGCTAGGTTATACCTTTGGGGAAATAAAAAACGAACTGAGTGAATGGTCTTCAAGAGTTCACCCCGATGATATTGAACAGTGTTTTAAGGATATTCAAAGCCATATAGCTGGGGAAGCAGATTTTTATGAGAACATCCATAGGATGAAGCATAAAAATGGACAATGGCTTTACATCCTTGATAGGGGACGTATAATGAAGAGGGATTCGGAAGGAAATGTTATCCGTTTTACGGGTACGCATACAGATATAACCAGGGAGAAGGAAGCAACAATAAAAGCAATCCAGTCCAAAAAGTCAAAAGAACTCTTTTTTTCAATGATGAGCCACGAGCTCAGAACGCCCCTAACCAGCATAATTGCAGCATTTAGTTTATTTGAAAACAAGAAAAAGGCATATCCGGAAATGTCTTCATTGCTAGATATCACAAAATACTCCTTGGACCATTTAAAGCATTTGATTGACAACTTGTTGGATTATCAAAAAATTGATATGTTCTCCATCGAACTAAATGAATCCCCATATTTAATAAATAAAGTATTAAAGGATATTGAGACCTCCTTCAAGGGTGAAACCGAAATTCTAGGATTAAAAATGAGTGTGGATAATACCTTGACCACCAATGCCTATGAAATAGATAAAATCAGATTATCTCAAATTCTAATAAATCTGGTCTCAAACAGTATCAAATACACAGAAAGCGGTGGACACGTAGAAATCTCGGTTGGTGATAATACCACCAATAAAAAGGGGAATCTCTTGTTTTGCGTAAAAGATGACGGACGTGGTATTGACGAAAAGCATTTCTTCAAGATATTTCAACCCTTTGAACAATCAACCAAAGATGACCAAGTTAAGGGAACTGGTTTGGGTCTGGCATTGAATAAGCGGCTAATAGAGTTAATGGGGGGCGAAATCTGGTTGGAAAGTAAGATCAACCAAGGCACCTCATTCTACTTTACCATACAAGCCCAAAAAGTCTCCGATGATCAACTCAAGGATGAGGATACAGAAAAAATTGATTTAACAGGTTTAGACTATTCCAAACTGAACATTTTAGTAGCAGAAGATGACAATTTTATTACCATGGTCTATAAAGCCATGTTCGAGAATATTGGTATTACCAATTATGAATTAGCCGTGGATGGAGAAGAAGCATTGGACAAATTCAATAAGGGAAATTTCAATCTACTGCTATCTGATTGGTATATGCCAAAATTGGATGGTTGTGAACTGGTTTCACAAATAAGACAGAGGAACAAACAAATAAAAATCATTGGTTGCTCCGCTAACGTATCAAACGCAGATAAAGTTAAATTTTATAAATCTGGAATTGATTATTTAATGAAAAAGCCATTTAACCTGGAAGACCTAACCCATATCATGGCCCTGGTACTGGAAGATATATAG